The following proteins are co-located in the Eptesicus fuscus isolate TK198812 chromosome 9, DD_ASM_mEF_20220401, whole genome shotgun sequence genome:
- the PADI3 gene encoding protein-arginine deiminase type-3, with the protein MSLQRIVRVSLEHPTSAVCVAGVETLVDIYGSVPEGTEMFEVYGTPGVDIYISPSMERGRERADTRRWRCNAGLEIIVVMNSPSNDINDSHVQISYYSGHKPLPLAYTVLYLTCVDITLDCDLNCDGRQNGSFVDKRQWVWGPDGYGAILLVNCDRDDLNCDDRDNCDQHIRCLQDLEDMSVMVLRTQGPAALFDDHRLVLHTSSYDAKWARVFHACGPEDSCEAYRHVLGRDKVSYEVPRSHGDEERFFVEGLSFPDAGFSGLISFHVTLLDDSNEDFSESPIFTDTVVFRVAPWIMTPSTLPPLEVYVCQVRNNTRFVDAVAELAMKAGCKLTICPQAENRNDRWIQDEMELGYVQAPHKTFPVVFDSPRNGELQDFPYKRILGPDFGYVTREPQDSSVCGLDSFGNLEVSPPVVANGKEYPLGRILIGGNLPGSRGRRVTPVVRNFLHAQRVQPPVELFVDWLAVGHVDEFLSFVPAPDGKGFRMLLASPSACFKLFQEKRKWGHGRSLLFEGVVGNNQVSTISINQVLSNENLISFNKFVQSCIDWNREVLKRELGLTERDIVDIPQLFKTERRKAVAFFPDLVNMLVLGKHLGIPKPFGPVVNGRCCLEEKVRSLLEPLGLHCTFIDDFTPYHMLHGEVHCGTNVRRQPFAFKWWHMVP; encoded by the exons ATGTCCCTGCAGAGGATCGTGCGTGTGTCCCTGGAGCATCCCACCAGTGCCGTGTGCGTGGCCGGCGTGGAGACCCTGGTGGACATTTATGG GTCAGTACCGGAGGGCACAGAGATGTTCGAGGTCTACGGAACCCCTGGCGTGGACATCTACATCTCTCCCAGCATGGAGAGGGGCCGGGAGCGGGCGGACACCAGGCGGTGGCGCTGTAACGCAGGGCTGGAGATCATCGTGGTCATGAACTCTCCCAGCAATGACATCAACGACAGTCAT GTTCAGATTTCCTACTACTCCGGACATAAGCCCCTGCCCCTGGCGTACACAGTGCTCTACCTCACCTGTGTTG acATCACTCTGGATTGCGACCTGAACTGTGATGGCAGGCAGAATGGAAGCTTTGTGGACAAG CGCCAGTGGGTCTGGGGACCCGATGGGTATGGGGCCATCCTGCTAGTGAACTGTGACAGGGACGATCTGAACTGTGATGACCGGGACAACTGTGACCAGCACATACGCTGCCTGCAAG ACCTGGAAGACATGTCCGTCATGGTCCTGCGGACCCAGGGCCCCGCTGCCCTCTTCGACGACCACAGACTCGTCCTCCACACCTCCAGCTACGACGCTAAGTGGGCACGGGTCTTCCACGCCTGTG GTCCCGAGGACTCGTGTGAGGCCTACAGGCATGTGCTGGGCCGGGACAAGGTGTCCTACGAGGTGCCCCGCTCCCACGGGGACGAGGAGCGCTTCTTCGTGGAGGGCCTCTCCTTCCCCGACGCCGGCTTCTCGGGGCTCATCTCCTTCCACGTCACCCTGCTGGACGACTCCAATGAG GATTTCTCCGAGTCCCCGATCTTCACTGACACGGTCGTGTTCCGGGTGGCCCCCTGGATCATGACGCCCAGCACCCTGCCGCCCCTCGAGGTGTACGTGTGCCA GGTGAGGAACAACACGCGGTTCGTGGACGCGGTGGCGGAGCTGGCCATGAAGGCCGGCTGCAAGCTGACCATCTGCCCGCAGGCCGAGAACCGCAATGACCGCTGGATCCAG GACGAGATGGAGCTGGGCTACGTTCAGGCGCCGCACAAGACCTTCCCGGTGGTCTTCGACTCCCCCAGGAATGGGGAGCTGCAGGACTTCCCTTACAAGAGAATCCTG GGTCCAGATTTCGGCTATGTGACTCGGGAGCCGCAAGACAGCTCTGTGTGTGGCCTGGACTCCTTCGGAAACCTGGAGGTCAGCCCCCCAGTGGTGGCCAACGGGAAAGAGTACCCCCTGGGGAGGATCCTCATTGGGGGCAACCTGCCCGG GTCAAGAGGCCGCAGGGTCACCCCGGTGGTGCGGAACTTCCTCCACGCGCAGAGGGTGCAGCCCCCCGTGGAGCTCTTCGTGGACTGGCTGGCCGTGGGCCACGTGGATGAGTTTCTGAGCTTCGTCCCGGCCCCCGACGGGAAG GGCTTCCGGATGCTCCTGGCCAGCCCCAGCGCCTGCTTCAAGCTCTTCCAGGAAAAGCGGAAGTGGGGCCACggcaggtccctgctgttcgaaGGGGTTGTTG GTAACAACCAGGTCAGCACCATCTCCATCAACCAGGTCCTCTCCAATGAAAACCTCATCAGCTTCAATAAGTTCGTGCAG agctgCATCGACTGGAACCGGGAGGTGCTGAAGCGGGAGCTGGGCCTGACGGAGCGGGACATCGTGGACATCCCCCAGCTCTTCAAGACCGAGAGGAGAAAGGCGGTGGCCTTCTTCCCGGACTTG GTGAACATGCTGGTGCTGGGCAAGCACCTGGGCATCCCCAAGCCCTTCGGGCCCGTCGTCAACGGCCGCTGCTGCCTGGAGGAGAAGGTGCGGTCCCTGCTGGAGCCGCTGGGCCTCCACTGCACCTTCATCGACGACTTCACCCCGTACCACATGCTGCACGGGGAGGTGCACTGCGGGACCAACGTGCGCCGGCAGCCCTTCGCCTTCAAGTGGTGGCACATGGTGCCCTGA